The proteins below come from a single Drosophila busckii strain San Diego stock center, stock number 13000-0081.31 chromosome X, ASM1175060v1, whole genome shotgun sequence genomic window:
- the LOC108606307 gene encoding AMP deaminase 2 isoform X2 — MASRGIIGNADNVERRATEDSYDDGPLTTVKRHSKASSTVSETPPLLHRPMPTKTATKATNKPPIRQGEFCDCDTTTDASDADKPDADTELTNEISAPYEVPQFPIEQIEKKLQIQRQLNEKQSTNTRAQGLASPLMRSSSDFDALASSEEAPKTDADINFQRVSVSGEDTSGVPLEDLERASTLLIEALRLRAHYMAMSDQSFPTTTSRFLKTVRLKDRFDRLPAKSVSEQHPKTPHPKMDNVWDVEYVPDETYVIKPVNGVFHVFVDKDCKEDLNFPYPDMNEFVNDMQVMCNMIADGPLKSFCYRRLCYLSSKYQMHVLLNELRELAAQKAVPHRDFYNTRKVDTHIHAASCMNQKHLLRFIKKTLKNNADEVVTFTNGQPMTLAQVFQSMNLTTYDLTVDMLDVHADRNTFHRFDKFNSKYNPIGESRLREVFLKTDNYLNGKYFAQIIKEVAFDLEESKYQNAELRLSIYGKSPDEWNKLAKWAIDNDVYSTNIRWLIQIPRLFDIFRSNKMMTSFQEILNNIFLPLFEATNKPSENPNLNRFLQYVIGFDSVDDESKPENPLFDSDVLRPEEWTIEDNPPYAYYIYYMYANMTVLNKFREKRGMNTFVLRPHCGEAGPVQHLVCGFLMAENISHGLLLRKVPVLQYLYYLTQIGIAMSPLSNNSLFLNYHRNPLPEYLARGLIISLSTDDPLQFHFTKEPLMEEYSIAAQVWKLSSCDMCELARNSVTMSGFPHHIKQQWLGMHYFEDGIMGNDITRTNVPEIRVAYRYETLLDELTNIFKVNQTCHVVNDSK; from the exons ATGGCATCTCGTGGTATCATTGGCAACGCCGACAATGTGGAACGACGTGCAACGGAAGATTCCTATGATGACGGTCCCCTAACCACTGTCAAACGACACTCGAAGGCATCCAGCACAGTCAGTGAGACGCCTCCTCTTTTGCACAGACCCATGCCAaccaaaacagcaacaaaagcaaccaacAAGCCACCCATTAGGCAAGGCGAATTCTGTGACT GTGATACGACAACGGATGCCTCAGACGCTGATAAGCCCGATGCTGATACTGAGCTGACCAATGAGATTTCGGCGCCCTATGAAGTGCCGCAGTTTCCCATTGAACAGAttgaaaagaaattgcaaatacAGCGACAACTAAATGAAAA GCAATCAACGAATACACGCGCGCAAGGCTTGGCCAGTCCTTTGATGCGCAGCAGCTCAGACTTTGATGCCTTGGCCTCGAGCGAAGAAGCACCCAAAACCGATGCCGACATCAATTTTCAACGTGTCTCCGTCTCGGGCGAGGACACCAGCGGTGTGCCGCTGGAGGATCTGGAGCGTGCCTCCACGCTGCTCATTGAGGCACTGCGCTTGCGCGCTCACTACATGGCCATGTCGGATCAATCATTTCCAACCACAACATCACGCTTTCTCAAGACTGTGCGTCTCAAGGATCGCTTTGATCGCCTGCCAGCCAAATCGGTTTCCG AGCAGCATCCGAAGACGCCGCATCCAAAAATGGATAATGTCTGGGATGTGGAATATGTGCCAGATGAAACCTACGTCATAAAGCCAGTAAATGGCGTCTTTCATGTATTTGTAGATAAG GATTGCAAAGAGGATTTGAATTTTCCCTATCCGGATATGAATGAATTTGTTAATGACATGCAGGTCATGTGTAATATGATAGCCGATGGACCACT TAAATCGTTTTGCTATCGGCGTCTATGCTATTTGTCATCCAAGTACCAAATGCATGTGCTGCTCAATGAGCTACGCGAGCTGGCCGCCCAGAAGGCTGTGCCCCATCGGGACTTCTACAATACCAGAAAGGTGGATACTCATATACACGCGGCCTCGTGCATGAATCAGAAGCATTTGCTGCGTTTCATTAAAAAGACACTGAAGAATAACGCTGATGAGGTGGTCACCTTTACAAATGGACAGCCCATGACATTGGCACAGGTCTTTCAATCAATGAACTTGACTACCTACGATCTGACCGTTGATATGCTGGACGTGCATGCTGATCGCAATACGTTCCATCGTTTTGATAAATTCAATTCCAAATACAATCCCATTGGCGAATCCAGGCTGCGTGAGGTTTTTCTCAAAACCGATAATTATTTGAATGGCAAATACTTTGCACAAATCATCAAGGAAGTGGCCTTCGATCTGGAAGAGTCAAAGTATCAAAACGCTGAGCTGCGTCTTTCCATTTATGGCAAATCTCCAGATGAATGGAATAAGCTGGCCAAATGGGCCATTGATAATGATGTCTATAGCACAAATATACGTTGGCTAATACAGATACCTCGATTGTTCGACATCTTTAGATCCAACAAAATGATGACATCATTCCAGGAGATTctcaataatattttcttgCCGCTTTTCGAAGCAACCAATAAGCCCAGCGAGAATCCAAACTTGAATCGTTTCTTACAATATGTGATTGGCTTTGATTCTGTGGATGATGAGTCCAAGCCAGAGAATCCACTGTTTGATAGCGATGTGCTGAGACCCGAGGAATGGACCATCGAGGATAATCCGCCATATGCCTACTATATCTATTATATGTATGCCAATATGACTGTGTTGAACAAGTTTAGAGA gaAACGCGGCATGAACACTTTTGTGCTGCGCCCACATTGTGGCGAGGCTGGACCCGTACAGCATTTGGTGTGTGGCTTTCTCATGGCCGAAAACATTTCCCAtggcttgctgctgcgcaagGTGCCAGTGCTGCAGTATCTTTATTATCTGACACAGATCGGCATAGCAATGTCACCGCTTTCGAATAATTCGCTGTTTCTTAATTATCATCGCAATCCCTTGCCCGAATATTTAGCGCGTGGTTTGATTATCTCTTTGTCTACCGATGACCCgctgcaatttcatttcaccAAG GAACCTCTTATGGAGGAATACAGCATTGCAGCGCAGGTGTGGAAGCTCAGCTCATGCGACATGTGCGAGCTGGCGCGCAATAGCGTCACTATGAGTGGTTTTCCACATCAT ATTAAACAACAGTGGCTGGGTATGCATTACTTTGAGGATGGCATTATGGGCAACGATATAACTCGCACCAATGTGCCCGAAATTCGCGTGGCCTACCGATATGAGACTCTGTTAGATGAACTCACTAATATATTCAAAGTGAATCAGACTTGCCATGTTGTGAATGattccaaataa
- the LOC108606307 gene encoding AMP deaminase 2 isoform X6, producing the protein MSFLDDGYSFCRAYEYQPIIEQFVKQSTNTRAQGLASPLMRSSSDFDALASSEEAPKTDADINFQRVSVSGEDTSGVPLEDLERASTLLIEALRLRAHYMAMSDQSFPTTTSRFLKTVRLKDRFDRLPAKSVSDIIRKMSVTSLTEQHPKTPHPKMDNVWDVEYVPDETYVIKPVNGVFHVFVDKDCKEDLNFPYPDMNEFVNDMQVMCNMIADGPLKSFCYRRLCYLSSKYQMHVLLNELRELAAQKAVPHRDFYNTRKVDTHIHAASCMNQKHLLRFIKKTLKNNADEVVTFTNGQPMTLAQVFQSMNLTTYDLTVDMLDVHADRNTFHRFDKFNSKYNPIGESRLREVFLKTDNYLNGKYFAQIIKEVAFDLEESKYQNAELRLSIYGKSPDEWNKLAKWAIDNDVYSTNIRWLIQIPRLFDIFRSNKMMTSFQEILNNIFLPLFEATNKPSENPNLNRFLQYVIGFDSVDDESKPENPLFDSDVLRPEEWTIEDNPPYAYYIYYMYANMTVLNKFREKRGMNTFVLRPHCGEAGPVQHLVCGFLMAENISHGLLLRKVPVLQYLYYLTQIGIAMSPLSNNSLFLNYHRNPLPEYLARGLIISLSTDDPLQFHFTKEPLMEEYSIAAQVWKLSSCDMCELARNSVTMSGFPHHIKQQWLGMHYFEDGIMGNDITRTNVPEIRVAYRYETLLDELTNIFKVNQTCHVVNDSK; encoded by the exons ATGTCATTCCTCGACGATGGCTATAGCTTCTGTCGTGCCTACGAATATCAGCCCATTATAGAACAATTTGTTAA GCAATCAACGAATACACGCGCGCAAGGCTTGGCCAGTCCTTTGATGCGCAGCAGCTCAGACTTTGATGCCTTGGCCTCGAGCGAAGAAGCACCCAAAACCGATGCCGACATCAATTTTCAACGTGTCTCCGTCTCGGGCGAGGACACCAGCGGTGTGCCGCTGGAGGATCTGGAGCGTGCCTCCACGCTGCTCATTGAGGCACTGCGCTTGCGCGCTCACTACATGGCCATGTCGGATCAATCATTTCCAACCACAACATCACGCTTTCTCAAGACTGTGCGTCTCAAGGATCGCTTTGATCGCCTGCCAGCCAAATCGGTTTCCG acatAATTCGCAAAATGAGTGTGACGAGCTTAACAG AGCAGCATCCGAAGACGCCGCATCCAAAAATGGATAATGTCTGGGATGTGGAATATGTGCCAGATGAAACCTACGTCATAAAGCCAGTAAATGGCGTCTTTCATGTATTTGTAGATAAG GATTGCAAAGAGGATTTGAATTTTCCCTATCCGGATATGAATGAATTTGTTAATGACATGCAGGTCATGTGTAATATGATAGCCGATGGACCACT TAAATCGTTTTGCTATCGGCGTCTATGCTATTTGTCATCCAAGTACCAAATGCATGTGCTGCTCAATGAGCTACGCGAGCTGGCCGCCCAGAAGGCTGTGCCCCATCGGGACTTCTACAATACCAGAAAGGTGGATACTCATATACACGCGGCCTCGTGCATGAATCAGAAGCATTTGCTGCGTTTCATTAAAAAGACACTGAAGAATAACGCTGATGAGGTGGTCACCTTTACAAATGGACAGCCCATGACATTGGCACAGGTCTTTCAATCAATGAACTTGACTACCTACGATCTGACCGTTGATATGCTGGACGTGCATGCTGATCGCAATACGTTCCATCGTTTTGATAAATTCAATTCCAAATACAATCCCATTGGCGAATCCAGGCTGCGTGAGGTTTTTCTCAAAACCGATAATTATTTGAATGGCAAATACTTTGCACAAATCATCAAGGAAGTGGCCTTCGATCTGGAAGAGTCAAAGTATCAAAACGCTGAGCTGCGTCTTTCCATTTATGGCAAATCTCCAGATGAATGGAATAAGCTGGCCAAATGGGCCATTGATAATGATGTCTATAGCACAAATATACGTTGGCTAATACAGATACCTCGATTGTTCGACATCTTTAGATCCAACAAAATGATGACATCATTCCAGGAGATTctcaataatattttcttgCCGCTTTTCGAAGCAACCAATAAGCCCAGCGAGAATCCAAACTTGAATCGTTTCTTACAATATGTGATTGGCTTTGATTCTGTGGATGATGAGTCCAAGCCAGAGAATCCACTGTTTGATAGCGATGTGCTGAGACCCGAGGAATGGACCATCGAGGATAATCCGCCATATGCCTACTATATCTATTATATGTATGCCAATATGACTGTGTTGAACAAGTTTAGAGA gaAACGCGGCATGAACACTTTTGTGCTGCGCCCACATTGTGGCGAGGCTGGACCCGTACAGCATTTGGTGTGTGGCTTTCTCATGGCCGAAAACATTTCCCAtggcttgctgctgcgcaagGTGCCAGTGCTGCAGTATCTTTATTATCTGACACAGATCGGCATAGCAATGTCACCGCTTTCGAATAATTCGCTGTTTCTTAATTATCATCGCAATCCCTTGCCCGAATATTTAGCGCGTGGTTTGATTATCTCTTTGTCTACCGATGACCCgctgcaatttcatttcaccAAG GAACCTCTTATGGAGGAATACAGCATTGCAGCGCAGGTGTGGAAGCTCAGCTCATGCGACATGTGCGAGCTGGCGCGCAATAGCGTCACTATGAGTGGTTTTCCACATCAT ATTAAACAACAGTGGCTGGGTATGCATTACTTTGAGGATGGCATTATGGGCAACGATATAACTCGCACCAATGTGCCCGAAATTCGCGTGGCCTACCGATATGAGACTCTGTTAGATGAACTCACTAATATATTCAAAGTGAATCAGACTTGCCATGTTGTGAATGattccaaataa
- the LOC108606307 gene encoding AMP deaminase 2 isoform X4 has product MQSYEDALSAKGYQSFGFDTDVEMDMDMSSMRTIEKRKTCDTTTDASDADKPDADTELTNEISAPYEVPQFPIEQIEKKLQIQRQLNEKQSTNTRAQGLASPLMRSSSDFDALASSEEAPKTDADINFQRVSVSGEDTSGVPLEDLERASTLLIEALRLRAHYMAMSDQSFPTTTSRFLKTVRLKDRFDRLPAKSVSDIIRKMSVTSLTEQHPKTPHPKMDNVWDVEYVPDETYVIKPVNGVFHVFVDKDCKEDLNFPYPDMNEFVNDMQVMCNMIADGPLKSFCYRRLCYLSSKYQMHVLLNELRELAAQKAVPHRDFYNTRKVDTHIHAASCMNQKHLLRFIKKTLKNNADEVVTFTNGQPMTLAQVFQSMNLTTYDLTVDMLDVHADRNTFHRFDKFNSKYNPIGESRLREVFLKTDNYLNGKYFAQIIKEVAFDLEESKYQNAELRLSIYGKSPDEWNKLAKWAIDNDVYSTNIRWLIQIPRLFDIFRSNKMMTSFQEILNNIFLPLFEATNKPSENPNLNRFLQYVIGFDSVDDESKPENPLFDSDVLRPEEWTIEDNPPYAYYIYYMYANMTVLNKFREKRGMNTFVLRPHCGEAGPVQHLVCGFLMAENISHGLLLRKVPVLQYLYYLTQIGIAMSPLSNNSLFLNYHRNPLPEYLARGLIISLSTDDPLQFHFTKEPLMEEYSIAAQVWKLSSCDMCELARNSVTMSGFPHHIKQQWLGMHYFEDGIMGNDITRTNVPEIRVAYRYETLLDELTNIFKVNQTCHVVNDSK; this is encoded by the exons ATGCAAAGCTACGAGGATGCATTGAGTGCAAAGGGCTATcagagctttggctttgacacGGATGTCGaaatggacatggacatgagCAGTATGAGAACCATAGAGAAGCGTAAAACGT GTGATACGACAACGGATGCCTCAGACGCTGATAAGCCCGATGCTGATACTGAGCTGACCAATGAGATTTCGGCGCCCTATGAAGTGCCGCAGTTTCCCATTGAACAGAttgaaaagaaattgcaaatacAGCGACAACTAAATGAAAA GCAATCAACGAATACACGCGCGCAAGGCTTGGCCAGTCCTTTGATGCGCAGCAGCTCAGACTTTGATGCCTTGGCCTCGAGCGAAGAAGCACCCAAAACCGATGCCGACATCAATTTTCAACGTGTCTCCGTCTCGGGCGAGGACACCAGCGGTGTGCCGCTGGAGGATCTGGAGCGTGCCTCCACGCTGCTCATTGAGGCACTGCGCTTGCGCGCTCACTACATGGCCATGTCGGATCAATCATTTCCAACCACAACATCACGCTTTCTCAAGACTGTGCGTCTCAAGGATCGCTTTGATCGCCTGCCAGCCAAATCGGTTTCCG acatAATTCGCAAAATGAGTGTGACGAGCTTAACAG AGCAGCATCCGAAGACGCCGCATCCAAAAATGGATAATGTCTGGGATGTGGAATATGTGCCAGATGAAACCTACGTCATAAAGCCAGTAAATGGCGTCTTTCATGTATTTGTAGATAAG GATTGCAAAGAGGATTTGAATTTTCCCTATCCGGATATGAATGAATTTGTTAATGACATGCAGGTCATGTGTAATATGATAGCCGATGGACCACT TAAATCGTTTTGCTATCGGCGTCTATGCTATTTGTCATCCAAGTACCAAATGCATGTGCTGCTCAATGAGCTACGCGAGCTGGCCGCCCAGAAGGCTGTGCCCCATCGGGACTTCTACAATACCAGAAAGGTGGATACTCATATACACGCGGCCTCGTGCATGAATCAGAAGCATTTGCTGCGTTTCATTAAAAAGACACTGAAGAATAACGCTGATGAGGTGGTCACCTTTACAAATGGACAGCCCATGACATTGGCACAGGTCTTTCAATCAATGAACTTGACTACCTACGATCTGACCGTTGATATGCTGGACGTGCATGCTGATCGCAATACGTTCCATCGTTTTGATAAATTCAATTCCAAATACAATCCCATTGGCGAATCCAGGCTGCGTGAGGTTTTTCTCAAAACCGATAATTATTTGAATGGCAAATACTTTGCACAAATCATCAAGGAAGTGGCCTTCGATCTGGAAGAGTCAAAGTATCAAAACGCTGAGCTGCGTCTTTCCATTTATGGCAAATCTCCAGATGAATGGAATAAGCTGGCCAAATGGGCCATTGATAATGATGTCTATAGCACAAATATACGTTGGCTAATACAGATACCTCGATTGTTCGACATCTTTAGATCCAACAAAATGATGACATCATTCCAGGAGATTctcaataatattttcttgCCGCTTTTCGAAGCAACCAATAAGCCCAGCGAGAATCCAAACTTGAATCGTTTCTTACAATATGTGATTGGCTTTGATTCTGTGGATGATGAGTCCAAGCCAGAGAATCCACTGTTTGATAGCGATGTGCTGAGACCCGAGGAATGGACCATCGAGGATAATCCGCCATATGCCTACTATATCTATTATATGTATGCCAATATGACTGTGTTGAACAAGTTTAGAGA gaAACGCGGCATGAACACTTTTGTGCTGCGCCCACATTGTGGCGAGGCTGGACCCGTACAGCATTTGGTGTGTGGCTTTCTCATGGCCGAAAACATTTCCCAtggcttgctgctgcgcaagGTGCCAGTGCTGCAGTATCTTTATTATCTGACACAGATCGGCATAGCAATGTCACCGCTTTCGAATAATTCGCTGTTTCTTAATTATCATCGCAATCCCTTGCCCGAATATTTAGCGCGTGGTTTGATTATCTCTTTGTCTACCGATGACCCgctgcaatttcatttcaccAAG GAACCTCTTATGGAGGAATACAGCATTGCAGCGCAGGTGTGGAAGCTCAGCTCATGCGACATGTGCGAGCTGGCGCGCAATAGCGTCACTATGAGTGGTTTTCCACATCAT ATTAAACAACAGTGGCTGGGTATGCATTACTTTGAGGATGGCATTATGGGCAACGATATAACTCGCACCAATGTGCCCGAAATTCGCGTGGCCTACCGATATGAGACTCTGTTAGATGAACTCACTAATATATTCAAAGTGAATCAGACTTGCCATGTTGTGAATGattccaaataa